The Helicobacter pylori genome includes a window with the following:
- a CDS encoding TonB-dependent receptor family protein: MHKKVLLALTASLICQESLFAKDKDYTLGKVSTAGKKDKSDYSGQVNLGYSGITAPKSWQDEEVKKYTGSRTVISNKALTQQANQSIEEALQNVPGLQIRNATGVGAMPTIQIRGFGAGGSGHSDATLMLVNGIPVYMAPYAHIELDIFPVTFQAIDRIDVIKGGGSVQYGPNTYGGIVNIITKPIPNQWENQAAERITYWAKARNAGFAAPPDKTGDPSFIKSLGNNLLYNTYVRSGGMINKHVGIQAQANWVRGQGFRDNSPSSISNYWLDGVYDINENNGIKAYYQYYDFAIAQPGSLSEQDYKINRFANLRPINQKGGRSQRFGAVYENRFGDLDRVGGTFSFTYYGQLMTRDFQVSSSYNSANTVTCFSEAACRAAGLPAGYNLAVPYYATNYNGWAEVENPVRSINNAFEPKVNLIVNTGKVRQTFIMGLRFMTTTFLQRQYLNTNECATKTSGEGAGFLCEGANVMSGWKPHIKHGVYRNWNNWRNNYTAVYLSDRIEAWDGRFFIVPGLRYAFVQYNNENAANWVQIPEKDLRKIKHMNNWMPSTNIGFIPVQGDHNVLTYFNYQRSFVPPQLDVLSYGGAEYFTQHFDTVEAGARYTYKDKFSFNADYFRIWARDFATGQYSVYTSGPMKGNVRPINGYSQGVELELYYRPIRGLQFHAAFNYIDTRVTSHGPLTDLNGDVLKGTSYNKHFPFVSPFQFIFDARYNWRKTTIGISSYFYSRAYSGISNSTAGGYYGMQYYSGGNNYESVLNSGYQCEAWCMTQHEGLLPWYWVWNIQVSQIFWENGRHRVTGSLQINNIFNMKYYFTGIGSSPAGLQPAPGRSVTAYLNYTF, encoded by the coding sequence TTGCATAAAAAAGTTCTGTTGGCTTTAACTGCCAGCTTGATTTGCCAAGAGTCTTTGTTCGCTAAAGATAAAGACTACACTTTGGGTAAGGTTTCTACTGCCGGGAAAAAGGACAAATCTGATTATTCTGGGCAGGTCAATTTGGGTTATAGCGGGATCACCGCGCCTAAGAGTTGGCAAGATGAAGAAGTGAAAAAATACACAGGAAGCCGCACGGTGATCTCTAATAAAGCGCTCACCCAACAAGCTAACCAAAGCATTGAAGAAGCTTTACAGAATGTCCCAGGTCTGCAAATTAGGAATGCGACAGGTGTAGGGGCTATGCCTACTATCCAAATCCGTGGCTTTGGAGCGGGGGGTTCAGGGCATAGCGATGCGACGCTTATGTTAGTTAATGGTATTCCTGTTTATATGGCCCCCTACGCTCACATTGAGCTAGACATTTTCCCTGTTACCTTTCAAGCCATTGATCGCATTGATGTGATTAAGGGTGGAGGCAGCGTGCAATATGGGCCTAACACTTATGGGGGTATTGTCAATATCATCACTAAGCCTATCCCCAATCAATGGGAAAACCAAGCGGCTGAAAGGATCACTTATTGGGCTAAGGCTAGAAACGCTGGGTTTGCCGCTCCCCCTGATAAAACCGGTGATCCTTCTTTCATCAAGTCTTTAGGCAATAACCTCCTCTATAACACTTATGTGCGAAGTGGTGGGATGATCAATAAGCATGTGGGTATCCAAGCGCAAGCTAACTGGGTTAGAGGGCAAGGCTTTAGGGACAATAGCCCCTCTAGTATTTCAAACTATTGGCTAGATGGGGTCTATGACATCAACGAAAACAACGGGATTAAAGCCTATTACCAATACTACGATTTTGCTATCGCTCAACCGGGATCACTCAGCGAGCAAGATTACAAAATAAACCGCTTCGCTAATTTACGCCCTATCAACCAAAAAGGCGGGCGCTCACAACGCTTTGGGGCTGTGTATGAAAACCGCTTTGGGGATTTAGACAGAGTGGGCGGGACTTTCAGCTTCACTTACTATGGGCAGTTGATGACTAGGGACTTTCAAGTAAGCTCCAGCTACAATAGCGCTAACACGGTTACTTGTTTTAGCGAAGCGGCATGTAGGGCGGCAGGACTCCCGGCGGGGTATAACTTGGCTGTGCCTTATTATGCCACCAACTACAATGGTTGGGCAGAAGTAGAAAACCCTGTGCGCTCCATTAACAACGCTTTTGAGCCTAAAGTGAATTTGATCGTCAATACCGGGAAGGTCAGGCAAACCTTTATCATGGGCTTGCGTTTCATGACCACCACTTTTTTACAACGCCAATACTTAAACACCAACGAATGCGCCACCAAAACGAGCGGTGAGGGGGCAGGATTCTTGTGTGAGGGCGCTAATGTGATGAGCGGTTGGAAACCCCACATCAAGCATGGCGTTTATAGAAACTGGAATAACTGGCGTAACAATTACACAGCGGTTTATTTGAGCGATCGCATTGAAGCTTGGGACGGGCGCTTTTTCATCGTGCCTGGTTTGCGCTATGCTTTTGTGCAATACAACAACGAAAATGCGGCTAACTGGGTGCAAATCCCTGAGAAGGATTTAAGAAAAATCAAGCACATGAACAATTGGATGCCCTCAACCAACATTGGCTTTATCCCTGTGCAAGGCGATCACAATGTGCTGACCTACTTCAACTACCAACGCTCTTTCGTCCCGCCTCAATTAGACGTTTTGAGCTATGGAGGAGCGGAGTATTTTACCCAACACTTTGACACGGTGGAAGCAGGAGCGCGCTACACCTATAAAGATAAATTCAGCTTCAATGCGGACTACTTCAGGATTTGGGCGCGCGATTTTGCCACCGGGCAGTATTCAGTCTATACAAGCGGCCCTATGAAAGGGAATGTGCGCCCCATTAATGGCTATTCTCAAGGCGTGGAGCTAGAATTGTATTACAGGCCTATTAGAGGGTTGCAATTCCATGCCGCTTTCAACTACATTGACACTCGTGTAACCAGCCATGGCCCTTTAACAGACTTGAACGGGGATGTGCTAAAAGGGACTAGCTATAACAAGCATTTCCCTTTTGTAAGCCCTTTCCAGTTCATTTTTGACGCTCGTTACAATTGGCGTAAAACCACCATTGGTATTTCTAGCTATTTTTATAGCCGTGCTTATAGCGGGATTAGCAACAGCACAGCAGGAGGCTATTATGGGATGCAATATTATAGTGGGGGGAACAACTATGAAAGCGTTCTTAATAGCGGTTATCAATGCGAAGCTTGGTGTATGACCCAACATGAAGGGCTATTGCCTTGGTATTGGGTGTGGAATATCCAAGTGAGCCAAATTTTTTGGGAAAACGGGAGACACAGAGTTACAGGAAGCTTGCAAATTAATAATATTTTCAACATGAAGTATTATTTTACAGGGATTGGCTCTAGCCCTGCAGGCTTGCAACCTGCACCTGGAAGATCGGTTACAGCGTATTTGAACTACACTTTCTAA
- a CDS encoding SprT family zinc-dependent metalloprotease produces MNAYCLTLNNTNIAIEKKDIKHLHISVCPPDGSVHVSCPLALNDESLRLSLIKRLPWIKEQQQNFLNQNRQSQRGMLERESHYLFGKRYLLKIEHTIKKHFVLQSPKYLILHVHQKTSLENRLKVLENYYRQVLREKIQTYINQYEKILNESIQGFRIQKMKRIWGSCNIAKRTLLFNLELAKAPRKGIEYVVVHELLHLKARHHNEYFRDLLSLYLPNWQRAKASLKETYLEYS; encoded by the coding sequence ATGAACGCTTATTGTTTGACTTTAAATAATACCAACATCGCCATAGAAAAAAAGGATATTAAACATTTACACATTAGCGTTTGCCCGCCCGATGGCTCTGTGCATGTGTCTTGCCCTCTAGCTTTAAACGATGAGAGCCTTAGGCTTTCTTTGATTAAAAGACTCCCTTGGATAAAAGAACAGCAACAAAATTTTTTAAACCAAAACAGACAGAGCCAAAGAGGAATGCTAGAGAGAGAAAGCCATTATCTTTTTGGGAAACGCTATTTGTTAAAGATTGAACACACTATAAAAAAACACTTCGTTCTCCAAAGCCCTAAATATTTAATCTTGCATGTCCATCAAAAAACAAGCTTAGAAAACCGCTTAAAAGTGTTAGAAAACTATTACAGACAAGTTTTAAGAGAAAAAATACAAACCTATATCAACCAATACGAAAAGATTTTAAACGAAAGCATACAAGGCTTTAGAATCCAAAAAATGAAACGGATATGGGGGAGTTGTAATATTGCTAAACGCACCCTACTTTTTAATTTGGAATTGGCTAAAGCGCCTAGAAAGGGCATTGAATATGTGGTTGTGCATGAATTATTGCATTTAAAAGCGCGCCACCATAACGAATATTTTAGGGATTTGCTGAGTTTGTATTTGCCTAATTGGCAAAGGGCTAAGGCCAGTCTCAAAGAAACTTATTTGGAATATTCTTAA